Part of the Acidobacteriota bacterium genome is shown below.
CTGGTCGCGTCGACGGCGAAGTCGATGGCGGGTCCCACCACGAAGAACAGGTCCTGCTCGCGCACCATCGCCATCAGCGCCCCGGCGAGACCGAGGCCGACCATGCCCCTGGCCGACCAGGTGCCACGCACCTCGAGCCAGACCGTGAGGAAGAGCGCGACGGCGAAGGCCGAGCACGCGTGCGACATCGGCGGCGCGACGTACATGTAGAAGGCGAGCGGCGTGCCGAACCACACGGCGAGCGCGGCCGGCGTGGCGGAGAGCCCCAGCCGCCGCGCCATCCGCAGGCCGAGCACGATGGCGAGCCACCCGTAGATCGCCGAGCCGTAGGCGACCGCGGCGACGTACGGCCCCGAGTAGCCGTCGCGCGCCACGGGCGGGGCCAGCCCGTGGGCGACGCGGGCCCCGATGTCGGCCACGGCGTAGAACGGGCTCCACAGGATCGCGCACCCGATCGTCGCGAAGTTGATCCGCCGTCCGGTTTCCGTCGTGCGCTCGAGGAAGGTCTCGTGGAAGCCCGCCGAGCGGGCGATCCCGTGGTCGTAGAACCAGCGGTACTCGTTCTCGAACGACACGTCGCGGTCGAACCACAGCGAGCGGAGGTAGGCGAAGTACTGGACCTCGTCCGATGCGTAGATCCGGGGGGTGACGGCGGGCAACGACACGAGGAACAGGACGGCGAGCCACGTTCCCGCCCGTCGATGGCGCGGCGTGCGCGCGGGGCCCTCGTCCGTCATGACCTGAGCCCGTGGTGCAGCACCTCGATCAGGTTGAACGCGGCGTGCGAGACCATCGGGGCGACGATGCTGCGGCGGCGCAGGTAGACCCAGCCCCAGAACAGGCCGAGCACGCCCGTCATGACCGCGGCATCGTAGCCCTGCAGGGCGTGGCCGGCGCCGAAGGCGAGGCTGAAGAGCACGAGGCCCAGCAGGGCCCCGCCGAGGTGCTGGTCGAAGCGGTGGAGGACGAACGCGCGCTGGACCTCCTCGCGGATGCCTCCCGCGATGACCACGACGAGCGCGAAGACCGCGACGTCGCGCGGGTCGCGCAGCAGGCTCGCCAGCGGGTTCTCCGCGACGTTCTTCAGAGCGGGGGCCCATCGCGCGATCGCCCAGGCGACGGCGCCGACGAGCAGGAAGACGACGGGCACGAGCAGGATGCCCAGGGCGCCCTCGGTGCGGGGGCGTCGCCCGCCGAAGAGCACGGGCCGCGGCGATTCGCCCCGGGCGCGGAGGAACACGAGCACGAGGCCGACGAGCAGCACCGAGTCGGCGAGCGACAGCAGCGCGACGTAGCGCAGCGACAGTCCGCCATCGGGCGCCAGGAGGGGCACGCCGAAGGCGACGAGCGCGAGGCTGATCGACAGTTGCGTGGGCAGCCCGGAGCAGAGCACGACCTCGGCACACGACGTGAGGCGGTCGGCGAGGACGGGGCGCGTCCCGGAGTCGGCCGTCACGGCCGGCCGGGGCGTCGGGTCGGACGGCACGGGCGTCTCGACTGACGCCGCCGGTTCGAGCGGCTCGGGCACAGCGCGAAGATATCATACGGTCCTGGCGGCCCGGCGCGCGCGACGACGCCGGGTGATACACTCGGAAGCACGTTCCGCGCACCCGGCCGAGCTCTGCCACGTATGCCTCAGGACGACCCTCGCCCCGACGTCGCCACCACCCTCGCCGACCCCGGCGCCGAGCGCGTGCTCGTCGCCGAGGACGATCGCGCGACCCGTATCGGCCTGACCGAACTGCTCGAGGCCTGGGGGTACGTCGCCGAGGGCGCGGTCGACGGGCAGGAGGCGCTCGAGAAGGTGACGACGTTCCGGCCGTCGATCGTGTTGAGCGACCTCGTCATGCCGCGCCTCGACGGCCTCGGGCTGCTGAAGGCGCTCGCCGACCAGTTGAACGACCTGGGCGTGATCATCCTCACCGCGCAGGGGAGCGTCGAGACGGCGGTCGAGGCGATCAAGATCGGGGCCTACGACTACGTGACCAAGCCGGTCGACCCGCAGCGCCTGCGGATCCTCCTCGACAAGGTGGCCGAGCGGCAGGAGACGCTGCGCGAGGTGAAGGCGCTGCGCCAGCAGCTGCGCGATCGGGGCAGCTACGGGCGCATCATCGGCAACAGCCCGGGCATCCGGCGCATCTACCGCACGATCGAGCAGGCGGCGCCGACGGCCGCGTCGGTGCTCATCTGGGGCGAGTCGGGCACGGGCAAGGAGCTCATCGCCCAGACGATTCACGAGCTGAGCCCGCGGGCCCAGCAGCCGTACGTGCCGATCAACTGCGCGGCCATCCCGGAGACGCTCCTCGAGAGCGAGATCTTCGGCCACGAGAAGGGCGCGTTCACCGGTGCCATCGACCGGCGGCTCGGGTGCTTCGAGCTGGCGCACCGGGGCACGCTGTTCCTCGACGAGATCGCCGAGATGACCCCCGCCACGCAGGTCAAGCTGCTGCGCGTGCTGCAGGAGCGGACGTTCCGGCGCCTCGGGGGCCGCCAGGAGCAGGTGGTCGACGTGCGCGTGCTCGCCGCCACGAACGTCGATCCGGCCGACGCGGTCGCCCGGGGCAAGCTGCGCGAGGATCTCTTCTACCGGCTGAACGTCTTCACCGTCGAGTTGCCGCCCCTGCGGGATCGCCGCGAGGACATTCCGCTGCTCACGCAGGCCTTCCTCCAGGAGTTCGCGACGGTCAACGGCAAGCCCGCCCGCGCGGTGAGCCAGGAGGCGCTGCGGCTGCTCGAGGCGCACGCGTGGCCGGGCAACATCCGCGAGCTGCGCAACGTCATCGAGCGGGCGACGATTCTCGCGCCCGGCGTGCTCGTCGAGCCCGAGCACCTGCCGCCGCACTTCGTGCGTGCGGCGCCGGTCGAGCGCGGCGCGCTCACCCTCGAGCCCGGCATCACGGTCGAGGAGGCCGAGATCCGGCTGATCAAGCTGACGCTCGACCACACGCGCCACAACAAGACGCGCGCTGCGGAGATCCTGGGCATCAGCCTCAAGACCCTGC
Proteins encoded:
- a CDS encoding CPBP family intramembrane metalloprotease, which translates into the protein MPEPLEPAASVETPVPSDPTPRPAVTADSGTRPVLADRLTSCAEVVLCSGLPTQLSISLALVAFGVPLLAPDGGLSLRYVALLSLADSVLLVGLVLVFLRARGESPRPVLFGGRRPRTEGALGILLVPVVFLLVGAVAWAIARWAPALKNVAENPLASLLRDPRDVAVFALVVVIAGGIREEVQRAFVLHRFDQHLGGALLGLVLFSLAFGAGHALQGYDAAVMTGVLGLFWGWVYLRRRSIVAPMVSHAAFNLIEVLHHGLRS
- a CDS encoding sigma-54 dependent transcriptional regulator, with the translated sequence MPQDDPRPDVATTLADPGAERVLVAEDDRATRIGLTELLEAWGYVAEGAVDGQEALEKVTTFRPSIVLSDLVMPRLDGLGLLKALADQLNDLGVIILTAQGSVETAVEAIKIGAYDYVTKPVDPQRLRILLDKVAERQETLREVKALRQQLRDRGSYGRIIGNSPGIRRIYRTIEQAAPTAASVLIWGESGTGKELIAQTIHELSPRAQQPYVPINCAAIPETLLESEIFGHEKGAFTGAIDRRLGCFELAHRGTLFLDEIAEMTPATQVKLLRVLQERTFRRLGGRQEQVVDVRVLAATNVDPADAVARGKLREDLFYRLNVFTVELPPLRDRREDIPLLTQAFLQEFATVNGKPARAVSQEALRLLEAHAWPGNIRELRNVIERATILAPGVLVEPEHLPPHFVRAAPVERGALTLEPGITVEEAEIRLIKLTLDHTRHNKTRAAEILGISLKTLHNKLNRLKAMGRTLE